In a genomic window of Occallatibacter riparius:
- a CDS encoding response regulator transcription factor yields MEQQERSKSLSLLLVDDDAELCGMMREFFAQAGHHLDCIHNGREGLASALNGAFDLVILDVMLPVLDGFEVLRQLRRRKQTPVIMLTARIQQQDRIQGLDAGADDYLPKPFDPDELLARVRAVLRRTESAPQPVAESITIGSVSVNPSTREVFSAGQPVDLTSTEFDLLEMLVRSAGRIVSRDEITAALFEREATPYDRFLDVHISHLRKKLEGGSRLIRTIRGVGYMFTGAS; encoded by the coding sequence ATGGAACAACAGGAAAGATCGAAGTCGCTCTCGCTGCTCCTCGTCGATGACGACGCAGAACTCTGCGGCATGATGCGCGAGTTCTTTGCTCAGGCCGGCCACCACCTTGACTGCATCCACAACGGCCGCGAAGGCCTCGCCTCTGCTCTTAATGGCGCATTCGATCTCGTCATCCTCGACGTGATGCTCCCCGTACTCGACGGCTTCGAAGTCCTTCGCCAGCTACGGCGTCGCAAGCAGACGCCTGTCATCATGCTCACCGCCCGCATCCAGCAGCAAGACCGCATCCAGGGCCTCGACGCCGGAGCCGACGACTACCTCCCCAAGCCCTTCGATCCCGACGAACTCCTCGCCCGTGTCCGCGCCGTCCTCCGCCGCACCGAGTCCGCCCCGCAGCCCGTTGCCGAATCCATCACCATCGGCTCGGTTAGCGTCAATCCCTCCACCCGCGAAGTCTTCAGCGCCGGTCAGCCCGTCGATCTCACTTCCACCGAGTTCGACCTGCTCGAGATGCTCGTACGCTCCGCCGGCCGCATCGTCTCCCGCGACGAAATCACCGCCGCTCTCTTCGAGCGCGAAGCCACCCCCTACGACCGCTTCCTCGACGTGCACATCAGCCACCTTCGCAAAAAACTCGAAGGCGGGTCGCGCCTCATCCGAACCATCCGCGGCGTCGGCTACATGTTTACGGGGGCTAGCTGA
- a CDS encoding ABC transporter ATP-binding protein produces the protein MLQVQHLYRSFRGIPAVEDVSFQVDSGEIIGFLGPNGAGKSTTVKMITGMLRPNDGHVFFDHRDIHDDMVAFRKILGYVPEEAHLYSYLSGLEYLQLVGRLRGMREAVIEEKAVSLLGLLNLDSWQHTPISSYSKGMRQRVLIAAALIHDPQLLIFDEPLSGLDVVSSRLFKDLLEILAAQGKAVLYISHVLETVEQVCDRVIVIAKGKVLADAKPAELTQLMSLPNLESVFAQLVQQQDTRTTAQEIVEVMKIRHA, from the coding sequence ATGCTCCAAGTCCAGCACCTCTACCGCAGCTTCCGCGGAATCCCCGCTGTCGAAGACGTCAGCTTTCAGGTCGACTCCGGCGAAATCATCGGTTTCCTCGGCCCCAACGGTGCCGGCAAATCCACCACCGTCAAAATGATTACCGGCATGCTCCGCCCCAACGATGGCCACGTCTTCTTCGATCACCGCGACATCCACGACGACATGGTCGCCTTCCGCAAAATCCTCGGCTACGTCCCCGAAGAAGCGCATCTCTACAGCTATCTCTCCGGCCTCGAATATCTCCAGCTCGTCGGTCGCCTGCGCGGCATGCGCGAAGCCGTAATCGAAGAAAAAGCCGTCTCCCTCCTCGGCCTCCTCAACCTCGACTCCTGGCAGCACACGCCCATTTCCTCCTACTCGAAGGGCATGCGCCAGCGCGTCCTCATAGCCGCGGCCCTCATCCACGATCCGCAACTGCTCATCTTCGACGAGCCTCTCTCCGGACTAGACGTTGTCTCTTCCCGCCTCTTCAAAGACCTGCTCGAAATCCTCGCCGCCCAGGGCAAAGCGGTCCTCTACATCTCGCACGTACTTGAAACCGTGGAGCAGGTCTGTGACCGCGTCATCGTCATCGCCAAAGGCAAAGTCCTCGCCGACGCCAAACCCGCCGAGCTCACTCAGCTCATGAGCCTGCCCAACCTCGAGAGCGTCTTTGCGCAACTCGTCCAGCAACAGGACACCCGCACCACCGCGCAAGAAATCGTGGAGGTCATGAAGATCCGCCATGCCTGA
- the rpmB gene encoding 50S ribosomal protein L28: MAQVCDVCGKGPQFGNNISHAHNVTRRRWNPNLQAVKALVNGASKRIRVCTSCIKSGKVTKA; encoded by the coding sequence ATGGCACAGGTATGCGACGTTTGCGGCAAGGGTCCGCAGTTCGGTAACAACATCTCACACGCTCACAACGTGACCCGCCGCCGTTGGAACCCCAACCTGCAGGCTGTCAAAGCTCTCGTGAACGGCGCTTCCAAGCGCATCCGCGTCTGCACCAGCTGCATCAAGAGCGGCAAGGTCACCAAGGCCTAA
- a CDS encoding sugar phosphate isomerase/epimerase family protein, translating to MNRDLSRRSMLFRSAAVVAGVQVAGMTRLWGADAKSKPGVQMYMVNAEFKKDPASTLTKLAGIGYGYIEAFAMAITNIADFKKMLADAGLGCPSGHFPFGFSDTEKVLDNAAALGVKYAISSVLPPEPPKGAEMAGIMQKMNHLTADDFKKMAAVANQIAESASKRGIEFAYHNHNVEFRKFDGVTGYDILLKETDPKLVKLEVDAGWMAAGGADPAALITANADRVKLLHFKDFSTITPPVNELGGEAGGHIVDLGAGVAPLKAAYEAAKQAGAEYFIVDHDPPFKGKTAFEAAQVDYAYVAKLMGA from the coding sequence ATGAACAGAGACCTTTCCCGCCGCAGTATGCTTTTTCGGTCCGCTGCCGTTGTTGCCGGTGTGCAGGTGGCCGGCATGACACGCCTTTGGGGCGCAGACGCCAAGTCGAAACCAGGCGTGCAGATGTACATGGTGAACGCGGAGTTCAAGAAAGATCCGGCCAGCACGCTGACGAAGCTGGCGGGGATTGGATATGGGTACATCGAGGCGTTCGCGATGGCGATCACCAATATTGCGGACTTCAAGAAGATGTTGGCGGACGCGGGGCTGGGCTGCCCGTCGGGGCACTTCCCTTTCGGGTTTTCGGATACGGAGAAGGTGCTGGACAACGCCGCAGCACTGGGCGTGAAGTACGCGATAAGCTCGGTGCTGCCGCCGGAGCCGCCGAAGGGCGCTGAAATGGCCGGGATCATGCAGAAGATGAATCATCTGACGGCGGATGATTTCAAGAAGATGGCGGCAGTGGCAAACCAGATTGCGGAGAGCGCGAGCAAGCGGGGCATCGAGTTTGCGTACCACAACCACAATGTGGAGTTCCGGAAATTCGACGGCGTTACGGGCTACGACATTCTGCTGAAGGAGACGGACCCGAAGCTGGTGAAGCTGGAAGTGGACGCAGGGTGGATGGCGGCGGGCGGGGCTGATCCGGCGGCGCTGATTACCGCTAACGCGGACCGCGTGAAGCTGCTGCACTTCAAGGATTTCAGCACCATCACTCCCCCAGTGAATGAACTGGGCGGCGAGGCCGGGGGTCACATTGTGGACCTGGGAGCGGGGGTGGCTCCGCTGAAGGCCGCGTATGAGGCGGCGAAGCAGGCCGGGGCGGAGTACTTCATCGTGGACCACGATCCGCCGTTCAAAGGGAAGACTGCGTTTGAAGCGGCGCAGGTGGATTACGCGTATGTGGCGAAGCTGATGGGGGCGTGA
- a CDS encoding ATP-binding protein produces MRIKSLIVATLLSMLFIAGVSFLVFQAIGNRMQRMTIDPTFNHFDQLQLDSAREEYEQHGRQALGDYMYRLDHTFRGVHYLLDANGIDLVTGENRSSLLPPPPETIRRSRTHGQWIIAHRAPDGKFWFAAVGPLGRIPIETFLPYYFLVIGVIAVLTWFAAIGVIFPLRRIAASIALFGQGDLSRRVKTQRLDEIGQVGRSFNQMAERLERLIVSERRLLGDISHELRSPLARLKFAIRLARTSSDTGAALDRIERDVNRIASLVSDIVEITFVEGDPALRGAEPVPIQQIIGEVVRDCNVEAEMRGCSIHVAGDLEHEAIGSRELLRRAIENVLRNAIRYSPDRSSIQVSLAEEKGNAVIVVRDHGPGVPTETLTRIFDPFFRVEESRSNTNGAGSGLGLSIAKRAVQAHHGCIKAENAEPGLRVRIVIPLVTAPLPADLHHA; encoded by the coding sequence GTGCGCATCAAGTCCCTCATCGTCGCTACGCTGCTCTCCATGCTCTTCATCGCTGGAGTCTCGTTCCTTGTCTTTCAGGCCATCGGGAACCGCATGCAGCGCATGACCATCGACCCGACCTTCAACCACTTCGATCAGCTCCAGCTCGACAGCGCCCGCGAAGAATATGAGCAGCACGGCAGGCAGGCCCTTGGCGATTACATGTATCGCCTCGACCACACCTTCCGCGGAGTTCATTACCTCCTCGACGCCAATGGTATCGACCTCGTCACCGGTGAGAATCGCTCCAGCCTTCTTCCCCCGCCACCCGAAACCATCCGCCGCAGCCGGACTCATGGACAATGGATCATCGCCCACCGCGCGCCCGACGGCAAATTCTGGTTCGCCGCCGTCGGCCCCCTCGGCCGCATCCCTATCGAGACGTTCCTGCCGTACTACTTCCTCGTCATCGGCGTCATCGCTGTCCTCACTTGGTTCGCCGCCATTGGCGTGATCTTCCCCCTCCGCCGCATCGCAGCCAGCATCGCTCTCTTCGGCCAGGGCGATCTCTCCCGCCGTGTCAAAACCCAGCGCCTCGACGAAATCGGCCAGGTCGGCCGCTCCTTCAACCAGATGGCCGAACGCCTCGAGCGACTCATCGTCAGCGAGCGCCGCCTGCTCGGCGACATCTCCCACGAACTGCGTTCCCCGCTCGCGCGCCTCAAATTCGCCATCCGACTCGCCCGCACTTCCTCTGACACCGGCGCAGCCCTCGACCGCATCGAGCGCGACGTCAACCGCATCGCCTCCCTCGTCTCCGACATAGTTGAGATCACCTTCGTCGAAGGCGATCCCGCGCTCCGCGGAGCAGAGCCCGTACCCATCCAGCAGATCATCGGAGAGGTCGTCCGCGACTGCAACGTTGAAGCCGAGATGCGCGGCTGCTCCATTCACGTCGCCGGCGATCTGGAACACGAAGCCATCGGCAGTCGCGAACTTCTGCGCCGCGCCATCGAAAACGTCCTGCGGAACGCCATCCGCTATTCCCCCGACCGCTCCTCCATCCAGGTCTCCCTCGCCGAAGAGAAGGGAAATGCCGTCATCGTCGTCCGAGATCACGGCCCCGGCGTCCCCACTGAGACTCTCACCCGCATCTTCGATCCCTTCTTCCGCGTTGAAGAATCGCGCAGCAACACCAACGGCGCCGGCTCCGGCCTCGGTCTCTCCATTGCCAAGCGTGCCGTACAGGCGCACCACGGCTGCATCAAGGCAGAAAATGCCGAACCCGGCCTGCGCGTGCGCATTGTCATCCCGCTCGTCACCGCGCCGCTGCCGGCTGATCTACATCACGCGTGA
- a CDS encoding efflux RND transporter permease subunit has product MATLTSAKPETFWLARSTRTIFFFAAVLTLAGIYFALQVPISVFPETNFPRVVIGVDNGVMPVEQMEVTITRPIENAVNSVPGLETVRSITSRGSAEVSLFFNWNEDMIRQLQLVDAALSKVRQSLPSTAVITTNRLTFATFPILGYSLTSDTVPQTRLWEIATYELRPPLNRVAGVSTVLVQGGQVPEFQVTPNMALLAQDGVTVTDLVNAIQASNIVDSPGLYEANHQLILGLVGAQVHDLDQLRQLVVKTTAAGAPVRLADVATVSDSTMPVYTTVTANGKSAVLLTIARQPSSNTVAVADGIAAEVVRLKKALPAGVKLEPFYDQSQLVRDSISSVRDAILIGLVLACIILFLFLRDWSSALVAGLVIPVTVSATILVLHILGQSFNLMTLGGLAAAIGLVIDDAIVVVENIVMHRDNGETRVEAVRKALHEITTPLIGSTITPVVVFLPLVGTSGVTGSFFRALAITMASSLLTSLLLALTWTPGLSMVLLRQKKNENHDHGAGRFLQRVLHVHRRVLDWSLAKPVWLGVICLLLVVGTWFGYKALGSDLLPEMDEGGFILDYIMPAGSSLTETNRVLQHVERILRAQPEVESTSRRTGLQMGLAAVTEANSGDFTVKLKGGHRRPIDDVMSDVRAEIKRTEPELDVEFIQVLQDMIGDLSNAPEPIQIKLYSPDEALLTQLGPRVGDAIGKIEGVVDVQNGIENTISGPATNFQVNPVNAARLGFTPTEVAEDATSILDGLPATDPLIANGRPYTIRVRLSDEHRASLEAIQNTVFTSASGHSASLGSLAQIEQLPPQNEIRRENLQRMVAVTARLEGTNLGAGMAKVRQTVDGLHLPPSVHVTYGGTYEEQQKSFADLLHVLLLALALVFGVLLTEFRNFPAPTAILTSSVLSIAGVILALGITRTTFNVASFMGLIMVIGIVAKNGILLLDADERYRAEGMAAADAMIHAAQRRLRPIVMTAIAAVCGMLPLAFALGAGSQMLQPLAIAVIGGLAISMVLSLVVTPVVYFLLTKNRVEQRA; this is encoded by the coding sequence ATGGCCACACTGACCTCAGCAAAGCCCGAGACGTTCTGGCTGGCACGAAGCACGCGGACCATCTTCTTTTTTGCGGCGGTGCTGACGCTTGCGGGGATCTACTTCGCGCTGCAGGTGCCGATCTCGGTGTTTCCGGAGACGAATTTTCCGCGCGTGGTGATCGGCGTGGACAACGGCGTGATGCCGGTGGAGCAGATGGAGGTGACGATCACGCGTCCGATTGAGAACGCGGTGAATTCCGTACCAGGTCTCGAGACGGTGCGATCGATTACGAGCCGCGGATCGGCGGAAGTAAGCCTGTTCTTCAATTGGAACGAGGACATGATCCGACAGCTACAACTGGTGGATGCGGCGCTGAGCAAAGTCCGCCAGTCGTTGCCTTCGACTGCGGTGATTACGACGAACAGGCTGACGTTCGCGACGTTTCCCATTCTTGGATACAGCCTGACTTCAGACACGGTTCCGCAAACGCGGCTGTGGGAGATTGCAACCTATGAGTTGAGGCCGCCGCTGAATCGCGTGGCGGGCGTGAGCACGGTTCTGGTGCAGGGTGGGCAGGTGCCGGAGTTCCAGGTTACTCCGAACATGGCGCTACTGGCGCAGGACGGCGTGACAGTAACGGACCTGGTGAATGCGATTCAGGCTTCGAACATTGTGGATTCACCGGGACTGTATGAAGCGAACCATCAGCTCATTCTGGGCCTGGTGGGCGCGCAGGTGCACGATCTCGATCAGCTTCGCCAACTGGTGGTGAAGACAACCGCCGCGGGCGCGCCGGTGCGATTGGCGGATGTGGCGACCGTGAGTGACTCGACCATGCCGGTGTATACCACGGTGACGGCGAACGGTAAGAGCGCGGTGTTGTTGACTATCGCGCGGCAGCCCTCAAGCAATACCGTAGCTGTCGCGGACGGCATAGCGGCGGAAGTTGTGCGATTGAAGAAGGCACTGCCGGCGGGCGTAAAGCTAGAGCCGTTCTACGATCAATCGCAACTGGTGCGCGACTCGATTTCGAGCGTGCGAGACGCGATTCTCATCGGACTGGTGCTGGCGTGCATCATTCTGTTTCTGTTTCTGCGCGACTGGTCATCGGCGCTGGTTGCGGGACTGGTGATTCCAGTAACTGTGTCGGCGACGATCCTGGTGCTGCACATCTTGGGGCAGAGCTTCAACCTGATGACGCTGGGCGGACTGGCGGCGGCGATTGGGCTAGTTATCGACGATGCGATTGTGGTGGTCGAAAACATCGTGATGCATCGCGACAACGGCGAGACGCGCGTGGAGGCGGTGCGCAAGGCGCTGCATGAGATTACTACCCCGCTGATCGGGTCGACGATTACGCCGGTGGTGGTGTTTCTGCCGCTGGTGGGGACGAGCGGCGTGACAGGCTCGTTTTTCCGCGCGCTGGCGATCACGATGGCGTCGTCGCTGCTGACTTCGCTGCTGCTGGCGCTGACGTGGACGCCGGGATTGAGCATGGTGCTGCTGCGCCAGAAGAAGAATGAAAATCACGATCATGGCGCGGGAAGATTCTTGCAGCGGGTTCTGCATGTGCATCGGCGGGTTCTGGACTGGTCGCTGGCGAAGCCGGTGTGGCTGGGCGTGATCTGCCTATTGCTGGTGGTGGGCACGTGGTTCGGTTACAAGGCGCTTGGGTCAGATCTGCTGCCGGAGATGGATGAGGGCGGATTCATTCTTGACTACATCATGCCAGCGGGCAGTTCTCTGACGGAGACGAATCGCGTGCTGCAGCACGTGGAGCGCATTCTGCGGGCGCAGCCGGAGGTAGAGAGCACATCGCGGCGCACAGGGTTGCAAATGGGGCTAGCTGCCGTGACGGAGGCCAACTCGGGCGATTTCACGGTGAAGCTGAAGGGCGGCCACAGGCGGCCGATTGACGATGTGATGTCCGATGTAAGGGCCGAGATCAAGCGCACTGAACCGGAGCTCGACGTTGAGTTCATCCAGGTTCTACAGGACATGATCGGCGATCTATCGAATGCGCCGGAGCCGATCCAGATCAAGCTTTACTCGCCGGATGAGGCACTGTTGACGCAGCTTGGGCCGAGAGTGGGTGACGCGATCGGCAAGATCGAAGGTGTTGTGGATGTGCAGAACGGGATCGAGAACACGATCAGCGGACCGGCGACGAACTTCCAGGTGAATCCGGTGAACGCGGCGCGACTCGGATTCACACCGACCGAAGTTGCCGAGGATGCGACGTCGATTCTGGATGGGCTGCCGGCGACCGATCCGTTGATTGCGAATGGGCGGCCATACACGATTCGGGTGCGCTTGAGTGATGAGCATCGCGCGTCGCTGGAGGCGATTCAGAACACGGTCTTCACGAGCGCTTCAGGACATTCGGCCTCGCTGGGGTCGCTGGCGCAGATTGAGCAACTGCCGCCGCAGAACGAGATCCGGCGCGAGAACCTGCAACGCATGGTTGCGGTGACGGCACGGCTGGAAGGGACAAATTTGGGCGCGGGGATGGCCAAGGTGCGGCAGACGGTGGACGGTTTGCATCTGCCCCCCAGCGTGCATGTGACTTATGGCGGTACATACGAGGAGCAGCAGAAGTCGTTTGCAGACTTGCTGCACGTTCTGCTGCTGGCGCTGGCGCTGGTGTTTGGCGTGCTGCTCACGGAGTTTCGCAACTTCCCTGCCCCGACGGCGATTTTGACTTCGTCGGTGCTGTCGATTGCCGGCGTGATTCTGGCGCTGGGGATCACAAGGACGACGTTCAATGTGGCGTCGTTTATGGGGCTGATCATGGTGATCGGCATCGTGGCGAAGAACGGGATTCTGCTACTGGATGCGGATGAGCGCTACCGCGCAGAGGGCATGGCGGCCGCGGATGCGATGATTCATGCTGCGCAGCGCAGGCTGCGGCCCATTGTCATGACTGCCATTGCGGCGGTGTGCGGCATGCTGCCTCTGGCTTTTGCGCTGGGCGCGGGATCGCAGATGCTGCAGCCGCTGGCGATTGCGGTGATCGGCGGGCTGGCGATCTCGATGGTCCTGAGCCTGGTGGTGACGCCAGTAGTGTATTTCCTGCTGACGAAGAATCGGGTGGAGCAGCGAGCGTAG
- a CDS encoding TIM barrel protein — protein sequence MNRRNFVRTLAASVAAASTVSAAPAPAQSASPSSALQPPFPLSVMLWCVFRDLPFEQRLEKIAQAGYTNIELVGEYAKWTSADFDRATAAAKRLGISFDATAGLHQGVGNPAERDALLASFREALTPMETLSCPAMIVLSGNVVPGLSHDAQHQSCIDGLKAMAALVEGRKIAGQPVRILLECIDPEENPKYFLTSAAEAMDIVRAVNHPQVQFLYDLFHEQIAEGNLIEKLERNIDVVGLIHVADVPGRHIPGTGEINYASVYRKLAKLKYQHIVAMEFLPTGDPVAELRAAKDEVIRSTRA from the coding sequence ATGAACCGTCGTAATTTCGTCCGGACGCTCGCCGCCTCCGTTGCCGCCGCCAGCACCGTCTCCGCCGCCCCCGCCCCAGCCCAGTCCGCCTCCCCGTCTTCGGCGCTGCAGCCCCCCTTCCCCCTTTCCGTCATGCTCTGGTGCGTCTTCCGCGATCTCCCCTTCGAGCAGCGCCTCGAGAAAATCGCCCAGGCAGGCTACACGAATATCGAACTCGTCGGGGAATACGCGAAATGGACCTCCGCCGATTTCGACCGAGCCACAGCCGCCGCCAAGCGACTCGGCATCTCCTTCGACGCCACCGCCGGCCTTCACCAGGGCGTCGGCAATCCCGCCGAACGTGACGCCTTGCTCGCCAGCTTCCGCGAAGCACTCACCCCGATGGAAACGCTTTCCTGCCCGGCCATGATCGTCCTCTCTGGCAACGTGGTTCCCGGCCTCTCCCACGATGCCCAGCACCAGTCCTGCATTGACGGCCTCAAAGCCATGGCGGCTCTCGTCGAAGGCCGCAAGATCGCCGGCCAGCCTGTCCGTATCCTCCTCGAGTGCATCGACCCCGAAGAGAACCCGAAATACTTCCTCACCTCCGCGGCTGAAGCCATGGACATCGTCCGCGCCGTCAACCATCCGCAGGTGCAGTTCCTTTACGACCTCTTCCACGAGCAGATCGCCGAAGGCAATCTCATTGAGAAGCTAGAGAGAAACATCGATGTCGTCGGACTCATCCACGTCGCCGACGTCCCCGGCCGCCACATCCCCGGCACCGGCGAAATCAACTACGCCAGCGTCTACCGCAAGCTCGCCAAATTGAAATACCAGCACATCGTCGCAATGGAATTCCTGCCCACCGGCGACCCCGTCGCCGAGCTCCGCGCCGCAAAGGACGAGGTCATCCGCTCCACCCGCGCGTAG
- a CDS encoding DUF2911 domain-containing protein, with amino-acid sequence MKRLLTFALVLSSLSIPAFAAKNSQTITLSSATTVGTTKLPAGEYKLSWTGTAPEVQVTIEQKNVQHPATVTVPAKMVAEKHDRTTLTTNSQAGALTLESIQLKDATVNFTSSPASGQ; translated from the coding sequence ATGAAGCGCCTTCTTACTTTCGCCCTCGTTCTCTCTTCGTTGTCCATTCCCGCATTCGCAGCCAAGAACTCCCAGACCATCACCCTTTCAAGTGCGACGACCGTCGGAACCACCAAGCTGCCTGCAGGCGAGTACAAGCTTTCGTGGACCGGTACCGCTCCTGAAGTGCAGGTCACCATTGAGCAGAAGAATGTGCAGCATCCCGCCACCGTCACCGTGCCTGCCAAGATGGTCGCCGAGAAGCACGACCGCACCACCCTGACCACCAACAGCCAGGCGGGAGCCCTCACCCTTGAAAGCATCCAGCTCAAGGACGCGACGGTGAACTTCACCAGCTCGCCTGCATCCGGCCAGTAG
- a CDS encoding PadR family transcriptional regulator, with amino-acid sequence MGADPKLSHTAAMILQAIHAGYKYGFSIMEMTGLPSGTVYPAMRRLERDDLIRSEWERQAIADAEQRPPRKYYKLTAAGVTSLEASRKRYPLLERLIPEEEEKVR; translated from the coding sequence ATGGGAGCTGACCCCAAGCTTTCGCACACCGCGGCCATGATCCTGCAGGCGATTCATGCGGGGTATAAGTATGGCTTCAGCATAATGGAGATGACGGGGCTGCCGAGCGGCACCGTTTATCCAGCGATGCGGCGGCTGGAGCGTGACGATTTGATCCGGTCGGAATGGGAGCGGCAGGCGATTGCCGATGCCGAGCAGCGACCTCCGCGGAAGTATTACAAGCTGACGGCGGCGGGAGTCACGAGCCTGGAGGCTTCGCGCAAGCGCTATCCGTTGCTGGAACGCCTGATCCCTGAAGAGGAGGAGAAGGTGAGATGA
- a CDS encoding ADOP family protein — protein sequence MIPAASFAFHAMHVALLRGASMMVPFPQRDEWYREWTSELWHVRRDCVPVGAFSWTAEREVTAFCIGSFQDAACLRGQRGTVPVASASMHGSARYCVLLLCAVLAVCVIIGRFLPGIESEKEAAQSALPQGVILIEAGQYGDGERATIPFDEYRKWATRRQRYFEDMAFYRMAKERVQAGGLDAGQWVVAHATENLAGLVGAGVADTGADVPRVMLGRSMWRRVFQSDPSVIGQAITVAHHKVRIAGIAPAGVWQLPGHADLWVMESGAAMALTPHAAKGHVIALLSPLGRAEMSGAAVGITAYSEDGEAIDHHGMRLAPSTGGPVSLYLFALLLAVLALPAIVSVFQTESSFDSHKPSVAARVKRAAFLVTKMGLVAALGYFAALDIAYCSFPEYAGAAEFLQFASSFTICLFGLRWALMDQSRRCPVCLRCVTHPAQVGIASCTFLGWNGTEMMCTGGHVLLHVPSLPTSWFSRQRWMYLDTSWDFLFADRPGQI from the coding sequence ATGATCCCGGCCGCCAGCTTCGCCTTCCATGCGATGCACGTTGCACTGTTGCGCGGCGCGTCGATGATGGTTCCCTTCCCTCAGCGCGACGAGTGGTATCGGGAGTGGACGAGCGAGTTGTGGCATGTGCGGCGCGACTGCGTTCCGGTGGGCGCTTTCTCGTGGACTGCGGAGCGGGAGGTTACGGCCTTCTGCATTGGATCGTTTCAGGATGCAGCGTGTTTGCGCGGGCAACGGGGAACTGTGCCGGTGGCGTCTGCCTCGATGCATGGGTCGGCGCGGTATTGCGTACTTCTGCTCTGCGCTGTTCTGGCGGTGTGCGTGATTATCGGGCGTTTTCTGCCGGGCATTGAGAGCGAGAAGGAGGCGGCGCAGTCGGCTTTGCCTCAGGGCGTAATCCTGATTGAGGCCGGCCAGTACGGTGACGGCGAACGCGCCACGATCCCCTTTGATGAGTACCGCAAATGGGCTACACGGCGGCAACGGTATTTCGAGGACATGGCTTTCTATCGCATGGCGAAGGAGCGCGTGCAGGCGGGCGGGCTGGACGCGGGGCAGTGGGTGGTGGCGCACGCGACGGAGAACCTGGCCGGCCTGGTGGGCGCAGGAGTGGCGGATACAGGGGCGGATGTACCGCGCGTGATGCTTGGCAGGTCGATGTGGCGGCGGGTATTTCAATCAGACCCGAGCGTGATTGGGCAGGCAATTACAGTAGCTCATCACAAGGTGCGCATTGCGGGGATTGCGCCCGCTGGCGTGTGGCAACTACCTGGACACGCGGACCTGTGGGTGATGGAGAGCGGCGCAGCGATGGCGCTCACGCCGCACGCAGCGAAGGGACATGTGATCGCGCTGCTTTCGCCACTGGGACGTGCCGAGATGAGCGGAGCGGCCGTGGGGATCACGGCATACAGCGAGGACGGCGAAGCGATCGATCATCACGGGATGCGGCTGGCGCCTTCGACGGGCGGGCCGGTTTCGCTCTACCTGTTTGCGCTGCTGCTTGCGGTGCTGGCGCTGCCCGCGATCGTGTCGGTATTTCAAACTGAGTCGAGCTTCGACTCACATAAGCCATCGGTTGCGGCGCGCGTGAAGCGGGCCGCATTCCTGGTGACCAAGATGGGGCTGGTGGCGGCGCTGGGCTACTTTGCCGCTCTGGATATCGCTTACTGCAGTTTTCCGGAGTATGCGGGGGCGGCGGAGTTTTTGCAATTTGCGTCGAGCTTCACCATTTGCCTGTTTGGGCTGCGCTGGGCGCTGATGGACCAGAGCAGACGCTGCCCGGTGTGCCTGCGGTGCGTGACACATCCGGCGCAGGTGGGCATAGCTTCGTGCACGTTCCTGGGTTGGAATGGCACGGAGATGATGTGCACCGGCGGGCATGTGCTGCTGCATGTGCCCAGCCTGCCGACGAGCTGGTTTAGCAGGCAGCGGTGGATGTATCTGGATACGTCGTGGGATTTCTTGTTCGCGGATAGGCCGGGGCAGATTTGA